A segment of the Marinitoga hydrogenitolerans DSM 16785 genome:
AAAACCCTATTTTATATTATAAATATAATATAAAATAAAAATTAATTATAAAAATGGGAACCAAAAAAATAATGCTTGAAAAGCAAGTAAGGTTGCAAAACCCTATTTTTTATTATTAAGTATAGATAAAACAATTTTTTTGTGTATAAATAAAATTAAAATCACAGTAAAAATTCCAGCATAACTTGCTAATGCATCAAACATAGAAAAATATCTATAAGGTGATAAAGCCTGTATATACTCACTCCCTATTGGAAGTATAAAAATTATACCGCCAAATAAATATAATAAAATTTTTCTATGAAAATAAGTTTTTAAGAATAAAAACATCCCACCACCATAGGCCAAAAAATGCCACATTTTATCTTCGTTTGGAAAACGAGAATAATTAAAAGGTGGTTTTGGCGTAGTAGCAAAATATATAAGAACAATTAAATAAATAATAAAAATAATATCCCATATAAATGTTGTTTTTTTATTTTCCATAGGCTCACCTCTCAAATGTATTCTACTATATTTATGATACGGAAATTAGAAAAGTATTTAAAATAAAAATAACAGGTATTAAAATACCTGTTATTTTATCTAATTTATATTGAAAATAAACATTTAAAAAAAATATTAGCCATAATAAAAATAATCTTTTTAGAATAAAACTTCAGCTCCAATTATAAAAGGCCATGGAAAAAAGATAGGCCTAATGATAAACTTGCTATTTAAATTTTTTGGATTAAAAATTAATTTAGCGCCATATTTATATGTGATTGCTAGATGATCGCTTAAAACTAAACCAGAAATTTTATTTTTGTCTTCAACAGTTAATTCTGAAAAATAGTAGTTAGAGTTTAGTTCAAGATAAACAGCAGGCATAGCGTTATAATCGAATATAGAAAAACTTAATAAAGGAATTCCAATATTTCCTGCAATAATTCCTTTTAACGCAAAATCATTTAATGTGTAATCACCTATACCTAATACGGTTGGATCAAATTTTAAATAATTAATACCAACACCGTAAAAATATTGAAATGTTAATAAATTATCCTTAATTCCTATAGTTTCTTCAAGATTAATAAAGTCAATATTTTTCTCTACTCCACCATAAATGCTTACACCACTAAATCCAAAGAAAATGTCACTCCAATAATATCCTCCAATTAAGGTTTTACCATAGGTAAAAACAGATATAAATACTAAAATAAATAAAAATAGTCTTTTCTTCATAATTCCCCACCTTTCAGTAATTTTTAGTTTGTTTTATTCAAATTAAATCCTAAAATTTCTTTGTTACTTAAGAAGTCTATTTTTTAATCTTATGGAATCTTTAGAAGAAATGAATGTAACTTGTAATACAGTATTTTCTAAAAAGTGAATCTTTTATTTTATTAAAGATTATAATTTATAAAAATACTATTAAAAGAAAATTAATATATATATAACCGAATTATAAGAATTTTTTATTTCGTTTTCATTTCTAATAGTTTTCTTTTTGGGAATTAAAATAAAAAAATTACGATGTCTAAAAAGTCAAATTCACTCAGGCAGCTTGGTTGCTTATCTTTAAAATTATTCACTCTCAGCCGTCGCTCAGATTTTTCATCTATGAAAAAGCTTCGCTCAAAAAAACATCCTGTTTTTTTGACGGCTTCCATTTTACGCTTAGATTTTTTAAATATAAAAAAATTTAAGGGAAAAGGATTTATAATATTATATAATAAAAATTATTTATTCCGATTACTCGCTGTAATCGAGCGATATCTCAAAAAATTTTTTATAAAATCAAAAATATTTAAACCAATATCCGCGGTAGCGTGTAAGGGCAATCTTCGAGTCTTCGTTTCATTTGATACTTTTTAGAGAAAACAATCTAATAAAAAATTTAATATTATAATGATGAATAAAAAGAGTATATAAAGTTTAACTATGTTATGATATAATAAAAAAATGTAATTATAAAGAATTTTAATACCTCAAAGGAGGATTATAATGAAAACAAGAATATTAAAAATAAATCCATTGAAAATAGAAGAAGAAAAGATAAAAATAGCAGCGCAAAATATTAGAGAAGGAAATTTGGTTGTATTTCCTACAGAAACTGTCTATGGTTTAGGTGCAAATGCTTTGGATGAGAAAGCTGTGAAGAATATATATAAAGCAAAAGGAAGACCTGGAGATAATCCATTAATCATGCATTTTGATAAAATAGAAAATATTAAAGAATATGTGTATATAGATGAAAAATTATATGAAAAATTAAAATTGTTAGTTCCAGGTCCTATAACTTTTGTTTTAAATAAGAGAAGTAATGTTCCTGATATTGTATCAGCTAACAGACCTACTGTTGCAGTGAGAGTTCCAGCACATCCAATAGCAAATAAATTAATAGAATATTCTGGTGTACCTATTGCGGCGCCAAGTGCAAACCTTTCTGGTCGGCCAAGTCCAACAATTGTTGAACATGTTATAGAAGATATGTTTGGTAAAGTAGAAATTATTATTGATGGTGAAGATGTTGATTTTGGCTTAGAGTCAACAGTTATAGATCTTACAGAAGATATACCCGTATTATTAAGACCTGGTCCAATTTTACCAGAAAATTTAGAAAAGATATTTGGTAAAATTAAAATACCAGAATTTATATACGGCAAAGTAAAGGTAGACGAAGCAAAAGCGCCAGGAATGAAATATAGACATTATGCTCCAGATAAAAAAACAATACTTATAGAATTTTCTGATAAAAGAATAGATATAATTAAAGAAAAAGTAAAAGATTATAAAAATCCATTACTTGTCCTTTTTGAGGAAGATAAAAAATATTTTGAGGGATATGATATTATAGTTTCAGGTAAAATAAATGATTATTATAATATTGCAGTGAATCTATTTTCAATGTTAAGAAAGGCAGATAAAACAAAGAATGACGTTATTATTATTGAAGGTGTTGAAGATAAAGGCTTAGGTATTTCTATAATGAACAGATTAAGAAAAGCATCTTCTGAAATCATATGACTTTGGGGGGAAATATATTGCGATTATTATTTGATGTTGGAAACACACATATTGTCGTGGGTCTTTTTGAAAAGGATTTTTTACAAACATGGAGAATAGGAACAAAATCATTTGAAACTGAAGATGAATTATATTCACATCTTTTTCCGTTATTAAATCGTTTAAATATTTATGAAAGAGATATAAATGCAGTAATAATTTCTTCTGTTGTTCCGTCAGTAAATTATATCCTTGATAAATATGCTCAGAAATATTACGGAGTAGAGGCTATCTTTGTAAGTTCAAACAAATTAAATGGAATGAAATTAAAAGTAGATTATCCCAATGAAGTTGGTGCAGATAGGATAGCAAATGCATTAGCGTTAAGAAAATATTATAGTAAAAATTCTATAGCAGTTGATTTTGGAACTGCAATAACAATTGATGTAATATATAATGGAGATTTTATAGGTGGTTCAATCATTCCAGGAATAAATACACAGATGATGGCGTTATTTTCAAAAACAGCAAAATTGCCTCAAGTTGAATTAAAATTTTTAGATTATTCAGTTGGTAAAAATACAATAGATAATATTCAGATTGGAATAATTAAAACTGTAGTATATGGAATACAACAATTATTAAAAGATATTGAAAAGGAATATAAAACAAAGTTTGATATAGTTATTACAGGTGGGATAGGAAAATCTTTACAAAATATAATTCCAGAGTTTGAAAATTATGATCCTTATCTCACTTTAAAAGGATTAAATGTTTTTTATGATTTAATGAAGGGAGAAATTTGATGAAGCATTCATCAAAACATTTTTTATTAATAAATCCATGGATTTATGATACTGCAGCATATGATTTTTGGTTGAAACCTTTAGGATTATTATATATAGGTAGTATTTTAAAAAATTATGGGTTTAAAGTTAATATGATTGATTTAATGAATAGGCATGATAAGTATTTTAAGGAAAATAATTTAATTAAAGATCGTTATTATGGAACTGGTAAATATTATTTTGAAGAAGTTGAAAAACCAGAAATAATAAGAGATATACCAAGAAAGTTAAAAAGATATGGTTTACCAGAAAAAGAATTCAGAAAGAGATTAGAAAATTATAAAGAAGTTGATGGGATTATTGTTACATCAACAATGACATATTGGTATTATGGAGTATATAAAACAATAGAAATAATAAGAGAAGTTTTTCCGGAAAAGCGTATATTTCTTGGTGGGATATATGTTAGTATCATGCCAGAACATGCAAAACAATATTTTCACAAATTAAATGTTAAGGTGATCCCTGGAACGGGAAATATGGCAGTAAATCAATTGTTATCATATTATGATATAAAAGTGGATACAATAAATTGGGTTGAGGAATTGGAACCCGCATATGAATTATATGAAGATGAAATTTCGTATATTGTTATAACCTCATCAATTGGTTGTCCGTTTAAATGTACATATTGTTTTACACCAAGGATGTGGAAATATCAAATAAGAAGTGTAAAAAGTATTATTAAAGGATTAAAGAAAATTTTAGAATTCAAAAAAGTTAAAGATGTTGTTTTTTTTGATGATGCATTTTTATTACATCCGGAAAAGGAAAGATTATTAGAAGAACTTTCAAAATTTAATGTGAGATTTCATTTGCCGAATGGGATACATGCCAGACTTGTTAATGAAAAAATAGCAGAGTTATTTTCTAAAGCAAATTTTAAAGTGATAAAATTAGGGTATGAAACATCTAATGAAGAATTGCAGAAAAAAACAGGAGGAAAGGTTACAAATGAAGAACTTTTAAAA
Coding sequences within it:
- a CDS encoding VanZ family protein, whose protein sequence is MENKKTTFIWDIIFIIYLIVLIYFATTPKPPFNYSRFPNEDKMWHFLAYGGGMFLFLKTYFHRKILLYLFGGIIFILPIGSEYIQALSPYRYFSMFDALASYAGIFTVILILFIHKKIVLSILNNKK
- a CDS encoding L-threonylcarbamoyladenylate synthase — translated: MKTRILKINPLKIEEEKIKIAAQNIREGNLVVFPTETVYGLGANALDEKAVKNIYKAKGRPGDNPLIMHFDKIENIKEYVYIDEKLYEKLKLLVPGPITFVLNKRSNVPDIVSANRPTVAVRVPAHPIANKLIEYSGVPIAAPSANLSGRPSPTIVEHVIEDMFGKVEIIIDGEDVDFGLESTVIDLTEDIPVLLRPGPILPENLEKIFGKIKIPEFIYGKVKVDEAKAPGMKYRHYAPDKKTILIEFSDKRIDIIKEKVKDYKNPLLVLFEEDKKYFEGYDIIVSGKINDYYNIAVNLFSMLRKADKTKNDVIIIEGVEDKGLGISIMNRLRKASSEII
- a CDS encoding type III pantothenate kinase; the encoded protein is MRLLFDVGNTHIVVGLFEKDFLQTWRIGTKSFETEDELYSHLFPLLNRLNIYERDINAVIISSVVPSVNYILDKYAQKYYGVEAIFVSSNKLNGMKLKVDYPNEVGADRIANALALRKYYSKNSIAVDFGTAITIDVIYNGDFIGGSIIPGINTQMMALFSKTAKLPQVELKFLDYSVGKNTIDNIQIGIIKTVVYGIQQLLKDIEKEYKTKFDIVITGGIGKSLQNIIPEFENYDPYLTLKGLNVFYDLMKGEI
- a CDS encoding B12-binding domain-containing radical SAM protein, which gives rise to MKHSSKHFLLINPWIYDTAAYDFWLKPLGLLYIGSILKNYGFKVNMIDLMNRHDKYFKENNLIKDRYYGTGKYYFEEVEKPEIIRDIPRKLKRYGLPEKEFRKRLENYKEVDGIIVTSTMTYWYYGVYKTIEIIREVFPEKRIFLGGIYVSIMPEHAKQYFHKLNVKVIPGTGNMAVNQLLSYYDIKVDTINWVEELEPAYELYEDEISYIVITSSIGCPFKCTYCFTPRMWKYQIRSVKSIIKGLKKILEFKKVKDVVFFDDAFLLHPEKERLLEELSKFNVRFHLPNGIHARLVNEKIAELFSKANFKVIKLGYETSNEELQKKTGGKVTNEELLKATKFLLANGLNETSAYIMANLPDQKVEDVISGIDFCFDLGIIPSVNEFTPIPNTPQYMELVSRGWLKMDTDPLLLNNSILPHWWKYGMSVEEIEMIKSYLRVKKNKFN